From Lepus europaeus isolate LE1 chromosome 3, mLepTim1.pri, whole genome shotgun sequence, a single genomic window includes:
- the LOC133757128 gene encoding mediator of RNA polymerase II transcription subunit 28-like — translation MATPLGGMFSGQPPGPPPPGSGLPGQASLLQAAPGAPRSSNSTLVDELESSFEACFASLVSQDYVNGTDQEEIRTGVDQCIQKFLDIARQTECFFLQKRLQLSVQKPEQVIKEDVSELRNELQRKDALVQKHLTKLRHWQQVLEDINVQHKKPAEIPQGSLAYLEQASANIPSPLKQT, via the coding sequence ATGGCGACTCCGCTGGGCGGCATGTTCTCCGGGCAGCCACCAGGGCCCCCGCCACCAGGGTCTGGACTCCCGGGCCAGGCATCGCTTCTTCAGGCAGCGCCAGGAGCTCCGAGAAGTTCTAACAGTACCTTGGTGGACGAATTGGAATCATCATTCGAGGCTTGTTTTGCTTCCTTGGTGAGTCAGGACTATGTCAATGGCACCGATCAGGAAGAAATTCGAACTGGTGTTGATCAGTGTATCCAGAAGTTTTTAGATATTGCAAGACAAACAGAATGTTTTTTCCTGCAAAAAAGATTGCAGTTGTCTGTTCAGAAGCCAGAGCAAGTTATCAAAGAGGATGTCTCAGAACTGAGGAATGAACTGCAGCGGAAGGATGCGCTGGTGCAGAAGCACTTGACCAAGCTGAGGCACTGGCAGCAGGTGCTGGAGGACATCAACGTGCAGCACAAAAAGCCAGCTGAGATCCCCCAGGGCTCGCTGGCCTACCTGGAGCAGGCGTCTGCTAATATCCCTTCCCCTCTGAAGCAGACCTGA